In Nocardia sp. NBC_00403, one DNA window encodes the following:
- a CDS encoding TetR/AcrR family transcriptional regulator: MTATPTTSSNTRESAESIESRILDAALVQFEQVGIKKTTIEDIARRAGVDRVTVYRRVGSRDDVVQMVTTREVGRVLAELAEMPARHDTLDGLVADIFVTVVTRWRTHPLVQRMLTLEPERVLPQLTTGGAATFAMSVAATSAALQQAVESNLLPDSADLRTRAEIVCRFVHSLVLQPDGSIPLQSTEELTEFARKHLVPIIAG; this comes from the coding sequence GTGACCGCCACGCCCACGACCTCGTCGAATACGCGCGAATCGGCCGAATCCATCGAATCGCGCATCCTCGACGCCGCATTGGTTCAGTTCGAACAGGTCGGGATCAAAAAGACGACGATCGAGGACATCGCCCGCCGCGCCGGCGTCGATCGGGTCACGGTCTACCGTCGCGTCGGCTCCCGCGACGACGTCGTGCAGATGGTCACCACCCGCGAGGTGGGGCGCGTGCTCGCCGAACTCGCCGAGATGCCCGCACGCCACGACACTCTCGACGGACTCGTCGCCGACATTTTCGTCACGGTCGTCACCCGATGGCGCACCCATCCCCTCGTGCAACGGATGCTGACCCTCGAACCCGAGCGAGTCCTTCCGCAACTCACCACCGGGGGCGCCGCCACCTTCGCCATGTCGGTCGCGGCGACGTCCGCCGCGCTGCAGCAGGCCGTCGAAAGCAATCTGCTGCCGGACTCCGCCGATTTGCGGACCCGCGCGGAGATCGTCTGCCGTTTCGTCCATTCACTCGTCCTGCAGCCGGACGGATCCATCCCGCTCCAGTCCACCGAGGAGCTCACCGAATTCGCCCGCAAGCATCTGGTGCCGATCATCGCCGGCTGA
- a CDS encoding universal stress protein has product MNDHPIIAAVDGSASSYQAAAWAAVDAALYHCNLHLVTSEALPTTYAPGVMMGPPETDLLRAQGEQVLAEATSIARQAAGEELDHTTELTFDAIIPTLIERSKTAAMLVVGSRGLGAFRRGLLGSVSAALTHHAYCPVTVVHQNSATDTVSLGRPVLVGVDGSTNSVPAIELAFEQASRRKVGLVALHTWSDVSSVDYLPVPGWDAARESEEVVLAENMAGWSDRYPDIAVQRIVACDRPVRSLLDASSNAQLLVVGSHGRGGFAGMVLGSTSNALLHSVECPMIVVRRP; this is encoded by the coding sequence ATGAACGACCATCCGATCATCGCGGCCGTGGACGGTTCGGCGAGCTCATATCAGGCAGCGGCCTGGGCGGCGGTCGACGCTGCCCTGTATCACTGCAATCTGCACCTGGTCACGTCGGAAGCGCTACCCACCACGTACGCGCCCGGCGTCATGATGGGCCCGCCGGAAACAGACTTGCTGCGCGCCCAGGGCGAGCAGGTCCTGGCCGAGGCCACCAGCATCGCCAGGCAGGCCGCGGGTGAAGAACTCGATCACACCACGGAATTGACCTTCGATGCGATCATCCCGACCCTCATCGAACGGTCGAAGACAGCAGCGATGCTGGTGGTCGGCAGCCGTGGCCTCGGTGCGTTCCGACGCGGTCTGCTCGGTTCGGTCAGCGCAGCGCTCACTCATCACGCCTACTGCCCGGTCACCGTCGTGCACCAGAATTCCGCAACCGACACGGTGTCACTCGGCAGGCCCGTCCTAGTCGGTGTCGACGGCTCGACCAACAGCGTGCCGGCGATCGAGCTCGCGTTCGAACAGGCATCCCGGCGCAAGGTCGGGCTCGTCGCCTTGCACACCTGGAGTGACGTCAGCTCGGTCGACTACCTACCGGTCCCGGGATGGGACGCGGCACGGGAATCGGAAGAGGTCGTGCTCGCGGAGAATATGGCCGGATGGAGCGACCGTTACCCGGACATCGCGGTGCAGCGAATCGTGGCGTGTGACCGGCCCGTTCGTTCGCTGCTGGACGCATCATCGAACGCACAGTTGCTGGTCGTCGGTAGCCACGGCCGCGGTGGATTCGCCGGGATGGTCCTGGGTTCCACCAGCAACGCGCTGCTGCATTCGGTCGAGTGTCCGATGATCGTGGTGCGCCGCCCCTAG
- a CDS encoding LodA/GoxA family CTQ-dependent oxidase, whose product MTPTLRTSRSRGSTPASEWRASATAPELTKRMALPWQADFYYCQVHWWPAQRPDEVITEAAFAEFLAALADPASSSDPQAAAAGPQPDIGDLPRTARPWARSLNDTATVADDEMVAGWSRLGVLRPRRLPDGRVVVVEGESADTATDSEIH is encoded by the coding sequence GTGACACCGACCCTTCGCACATCGCGTTCGCGCGGATCCACCCCGGCATCGGAGTGGCGCGCGTCGGCAACAGCCCCAGAACTCACCAAGCGAATGGCGCTGCCATGGCAGGCCGATTTCTACTACTGCCAGGTCCATTGGTGGCCCGCGCAGCGGCCCGACGAGGTGATCACCGAGGCCGCCTTCGCGGAATTCCTTGCAGCCCTTGCTGATCCGGCCAGTTCGAGCGATCCACAAGCCGCCGCTGCAGGCCCGCAGCCGGATATCGGCGACCTGCCCCGGACCGCACGGCCATGGGCGCGCAGCCTGAACGACACGGCAACCGTCGCCGACGACGAGATGGTAGCCGGCTGGAGCCGCCTCGGCGTGCTCCGACCACGTCGCCTTCCCGACGGCCGGGTCGTCGTAGTCGAGGGGGAATCGGCGGACACCGCCACAGACTCGGAAATCCACTGA
- a CDS encoding phosphoribosyltransferase family protein — MSKLKRSLRRFVVLFDDRADAGRQLSLRLKYLDEEDAVVVGLPCGGVPVAYEVAVGLGAPLDVIVVRKLGVPHQLELAFGAVSEDGIVVIDNGIVTRARLTRDEMAEVERHERQQLVRRTALLRSTHPRISLCGRTVIVVDDGVATGATIRAACQDARARGARRIVLAVPVVPRAVLPLLAGDADETVCLASPSWFGAVGRWYGRFDQVSDAEVADLLRRAAGHLQAPPTAEPDDPPLRNEPVRVITGGVALDGYLTVPEHPLGLVVFAHGSGSSRHSPRNRYVAEVLNRAELGTLLVDLLTREEETDRSRVFDIGLLSRRLVDITVWLSRRSDVVDLRIGYFGARTGAAAALRAAADPAVRISAVVSQGGRPDLAGPHLGDVTAPTMLIIGGDDEGVLELNHRAMQAMTCETVLTEVPGATHLFAEPGALEKVAEIARTWFVSQLSPSEAAQPAREQGGYGPGGDRRDRLDESFAPRRIRPRRLLLQNRRRSEFREDKQ, encoded by the coding sequence ATGTCGAAGCTGAAGAGATCACTGAGGAGGTTCGTCGTGCTGTTCGATGATCGTGCGGACGCCGGACGTCAGCTGTCGCTGCGGCTGAAGTACCTGGACGAGGAGGACGCCGTGGTGGTCGGGTTGCCCTGCGGTGGCGTCCCCGTCGCCTACGAGGTCGCTGTCGGGCTGGGGGCCCCGCTGGATGTGATCGTGGTTCGCAAGCTCGGGGTGCCGCATCAGCTGGAGCTCGCGTTCGGCGCCGTGAGCGAGGACGGCATCGTGGTGATCGACAACGGCATCGTGACGCGTGCCAGACTCACCCGCGACGAGATGGCGGAGGTGGAACGCCATGAACGTCAGCAGCTCGTTCGGCGTACCGCGCTGTTGCGAAGTACCCATCCGCGCATATCGTTGTGCGGCCGGACGGTGATCGTCGTCGACGACGGAGTCGCGACAGGTGCGACGATTCGTGCGGCCTGTCAGGATGCACGGGCGCGCGGTGCGCGCCGGATCGTCCTTGCCGTTCCTGTGGTGCCCCGAGCTGTCCTGCCTCTGCTGGCAGGCGATGCCGACGAGACGGTGTGTCTGGCGTCGCCGTCGTGGTTCGGGGCGGTCGGACGGTGGTACGGCAGGTTCGATCAGGTCTCCGATGCCGAGGTCGCGGACCTGCTGCGCCGCGCTGCGGGGCATCTGCAAGCACCGCCGACGGCCGAACCGGACGATCCACCGCTGCGGAATGAACCGGTGCGGGTGATCACCGGGGGAGTGGCATTGGATGGGTACCTCACCGTTCCAGAGCACCCGCTCGGGCTGGTGGTATTCGCACACGGCAGTGGCAGCAGCCGGCACAGCCCCCGCAATCGCTATGTGGCCGAGGTGCTGAACCGTGCCGAGCTCGGGACGCTGCTCGTCGATCTTTTGACCCGGGAGGAGGAGACCGATCGCTCCCGAGTCTTCGATATCGGGCTGCTGTCGCGGCGGCTGGTGGACATCACGGTTTGGCTGTCGCGGCGCAGCGACGTCGTGGACTTGCGAATCGGATACTTCGGAGCCAGGACCGGCGCGGCGGCTGCCCTACGGGCGGCAGCAGATCCAGCTGTGCGGATTTCCGCGGTGGTGTCGCAGGGCGGTCGGCCCGATCTCGCCGGACCGCACCTCGGCGACGTCACGGCACCGACCATGCTCATTATCGGAGGCGATGATGAGGGCGTACTTGAACTGAATCATCGTGCGATGCAAGCGATGACGTGCGAGACGGTGTTGACCGAGGTGCCGGGCGCCACCCACTTGTTCGCCGAGCCCGGGGCGCTGGAGAAGGTCGCCGAGATCGCCCGCACCTGGTTCGTGAGCCAGCTGTCTCCGTCCGAGGCAGCCCAGCCCGCTCGTGAGCAGGGTGGATACGGGCCTGGCGGAGACCGCCGGGATCGGCTCGATGAATCGTTCGCCCCGCGTCGAATCAGGCCTCGGCGGCTGCTGCTCCAGAATCGGCGGCGCAGCGAATTCAGAGAGGACAAACAATGA
- a CDS encoding tryptophan 7-halogenase gives MAVPQLSVDVAIAGAGVAGSVAALIAARAGRSVALIHARPRRRNRGETVPPEFRPLLEELGLWPEFLRSGPRECWSNQSCWGSAQPRERHYICHPYGCAWHVCLPAFEAELRATAAQHRVRLIDGHVTRAENHTEHVALYVETSDRAMHVDAAVAIDATGRSARVARGLGATRLNIDQTTSFATTCEPTGNAGATDTLVEATDIGWWYSAPATDGLSVMLVTDTEVVDLAANRLGKQWVTLLRQAPNTSARARAAADPALAVAAAGPSRLDPVAGPNWLAVGDAAATYDPLGSSGILHAASSAAAGAQVADALLTQDFSSITDYPHREMELFDEHLRQRSDRYRTEQRWPASAFWTRRGIPATSRQ, from the coding sequence ATGGCCGTCCCCCAGCTCTCGGTGGATGTCGCCATCGCGGGCGCGGGAGTCGCTGGATCGGTGGCGGCGTTGATCGCTGCCCGCGCAGGCAGGAGCGTTGCGCTGATCCACGCACGGCCGCGACGCCGAAATCGGGGCGAGACAGTGCCCCCAGAGTTCCGGCCGCTGCTCGAAGAACTCGGACTCTGGCCGGAATTTCTCCGGTCCGGACCTCGCGAGTGTTGGAGCAATCAATCGTGCTGGGGTAGCGCGCAGCCGCGCGAACGGCATTACATCTGCCACCCGTACGGATGTGCTTGGCATGTCTGCCTGCCTGCTTTCGAAGCCGAGCTGCGCGCCACAGCGGCCCAACACCGGGTTCGCCTGATCGACGGCCACGTCACGCGTGCCGAGAACCACACCGAACACGTTGCGCTGTATGTCGAAACATCCGACCGCGCGATGCACGTCGATGCCGCCGTGGCGATCGATGCGACCGGCCGTTCGGCGCGAGTGGCACGCGGACTCGGCGCCACCCGCCTCAACATCGATCAAACGACGAGCTTCGCAACCACATGCGAACCCACCGGAAATGCCGGGGCGACCGATACTTTGGTGGAAGCCACCGATATCGGCTGGTGGTATTCGGCACCAGCGACCGATGGACTATCGGTCATGTTGGTCACCGACACCGAGGTCGTCGATCTCGCAGCGAACAGACTGGGCAAGCAGTGGGTCACGTTGCTGCGGCAAGCTCCGAACACCAGTGCTCGCGCCCGGGCAGCAGCCGACCCCGCCCTTGCCGTCGCCGCGGCCGGCCCGTCCAGGCTGGACCCTGTTGCCGGGCCGAATTGGCTCGCCGTCGGTGACGCCGCGGCCACCTACGACCCACTCGGCAGCAGCGGGATCCTGCACGCGGCCAGCAGCGCGGCTGCGGGCGCGCAGGTCGCCGATGCCCTACTCACCCAAGACTTTTCGTCCATCACCGACTACCCACACCGCGAGATGGAGTTATTCGATGAGCACCTCAGACAGCGCAGCGACCGATACCGGACCGAGCAGCGGTGGCCCGCCTCGGCCTTCTGGACTCGCCGCGGCATCCCCGCCACCAGCCGGCAGTGA